A genomic region of Microlunatus sagamiharensis contains the following coding sequences:
- a CDS encoding metallopeptidase family protein, which produces MSIRRERHGRGLRGPLALPNALGVRTALPPRPATRVAFFDDAVGAAVERVARQCPEALAGTSVGVEDVPAFDPSWAHGRVPLASAIEATPTRGAQVVLYRRPLEHRAASRRGLRILVYRTVVEQLSALTGRSVDEIDPDGLGDEED; this is translated from the coding sequence ATGTCGATCCGCCGCGAGCGCCACGGGCGCGGTCTGCGCGGCCCGCTCGCCCTGCCCAACGCGCTGGGCGTCCGCACCGCCCTCCCGCCGCGGCCCGCGACCCGGGTCGCCTTCTTCGACGACGCCGTCGGCGCGGCCGTGGAGCGGGTCGCCCGGCAGTGCCCGGAGGCCCTCGCGGGCACCAGCGTGGGCGTGGAGGACGTGCCCGCCTTCGACCCGTCCTGGGCGCACGGCCGCGTCCCCCTCGCCTCGGCGATCGAGGCGACGCCGACGCGCGGGGCCCAGGTCGTGCTCTACCGCCGCCCGCTCGAGCACCGCGCCGCGAGTCGTCGCGGGCTGCGGATCCTCGTCTACCGCACCGTGGTCGAGCAGCTGAGCGCCCTCACCGGGCGCAGCGTGGACGAGATCGACCCCGACGGCCTCGGGGACGAGGAGGACTGA
- a CDS encoding Trm112 family protein: MAVDLAPELLEILACPNCHGPLAVDHERDELVCQTPDCGLAYPVRDGIPVLLVDEARRPGAGPVGTDA; the protein is encoded by the coding sequence GTGGCGGTCGACCTGGCCCCGGAGCTGCTGGAGATCCTGGCCTGCCCCAACTGCCACGGCCCGCTGGCCGTCGACCACGAGCGCGACGAGCTGGTCTGCCAGACGCCCGACTGCGGGCTGGCGTACCCCGTGCGTGACGGCATCCCCGTGCTCCTGGTCGACGAGGCGCGTCGCCCCGGCGCGGGCCCGGTCGGCACGGACGCCTGA
- a CDS encoding WhiB family transcriptional regulator, translating into MLLVEGEETDEGLLGWQERALCAQTDPEAFFPEKGGSTREAKKVCLTCDVRGECLEYALANDERFGIWGGLSERERRKLKKRAV; encoded by the coding sequence ATGTTGCTGGTGGAGGGCGAGGAGACCGACGAGGGTCTGCTCGGGTGGCAGGAGCGCGCGCTCTGCGCGCAGACGGACCCGGAGGCCTTCTTCCCGGAGAAGGGCGGGTCCACCCGCGAGGCCAAGAAGGTCTGCCTGACGTGCGACGTCCGCGGGGAGTGCCTGGAGTACGCGCTCGCCAACGACGAGCGCTTCGGCATCTGGGGCGGGCTGAGCGAGCGCGAGCGGCGCAAGCTCAAGAAGCGCGCCGTCTGA
- a CDS encoding DUF3499 domain-containing protein translates to MRRCSRAGCPSRAVATLTYVYSDSTAVLGPLATRAEPHGYDLCEQHAHSLSVPRGWEVIRLANDDAAAHSEDDLLALADAVREVGLSYDAPPAVEAQPSRPNIVELRRRGHLTVLADPDA, encoded by the coding sequence ATGCGTCGGTGCTCGCGAGCGGGGTGCCCGTCGCGGGCGGTGGCGACCCTGACGTACGTCTACTCCGACTCGACCGCGGTCCTCGGACCGCTGGCGACGCGGGCCGAGCCGCACGGCTACGACCTCTGCGAGCAGCACGCGCACTCGCTGTCGGTTCCGCGCGGCTGGGAGGTCATCCGGCTGGCGAACGACGACGCCGCAGCCCACAGCGAGGACGACCTGCTCGCCCTCGCCGACGCCGTGCGCGAGGTGGGGCTGTCCTACGACGCGCCGCCGGCCGTCGAGGCCCAGCCGAGCCGACCGAACATCGTCGAGCTGCGTCGCCGCGGCCACCTCACGGTCCTCGCCGACCCCGACGCCTGA
- a CDS encoding SIS domain-containing protein, protein MTVFDDSALDDAEALAGADAIVRRLAEAGSRVRRETADADEPIDRLRGLPRPRALVAAGTEARFLRAILEPVCPVPLVAWPHHGLPGWVGALDLVVVMASDVAPPSVVATVHEAVRRGAMLLIACPASSLVAEHAAGSSTILLPTATADPFAAAVVALAALHRMDLGPAVDPEAVAATMDDVARDCSPFADVTENPAKDLALCLADTQPLVWGGSTLAARASRRVAEALRAASGRAALAADADALLPIVEATTARDPFADPFTDEQSADRRPCLVLLDDGNSAPLVRADHGRLVAAAERADVRSSVVQHDRGSEVERYAALLQTGMFAAVYLSVGLGRTSEV, encoded by the coding sequence ATGACCGTCTTCGACGACAGCGCCCTCGACGACGCCGAGGCCCTGGCCGGGGCCGACGCGATCGTGCGCCGGCTGGCCGAGGCGGGTTCGCGCGTACGACGTGAGACCGCCGACGCCGACGAGCCGATCGACCGGCTGCGCGGGCTCCCGCGGCCCCGCGCGCTGGTCGCGGCCGGCACGGAGGCGCGCTTCCTCCGCGCGATCCTCGAGCCGGTGTGCCCGGTGCCGCTGGTCGCCTGGCCCCACCACGGCCTGCCCGGCTGGGTCGGGGCCCTCGACCTCGTGGTCGTCATGGCCAGCGACGTGGCGCCGCCCAGCGTGGTCGCGACCGTGCACGAGGCGGTGCGCCGCGGCGCGATGCTGCTGATCGCCTGCCCCGCGTCCTCGCTCGTGGCCGAGCACGCGGCGGGCTCGTCGACGATCCTGCTGCCCACCGCGACCGCCGACCCCTTCGCCGCGGCCGTCGTCGCGCTCGCGGCGCTGCACCGGATGGACCTCGGACCGGCCGTCGACCCCGAGGCCGTCGCCGCGACGATGGACGACGTCGCCCGCGACTGCTCGCCCTTCGCCGACGTCACCGAGAACCCGGCCAAGGACCTGGCGCTCTGCCTGGCCGACACCCAGCCGCTGGTCTGGGGCGGTTCGACGCTCGCCGCGCGCGCCAGCCGCCGGGTCGCCGAGGCCCTCCGTGCGGCCAGCGGCCGGGCGGCCCTCGCGGCCGACGCGGACGCGCTGCTACCCATCGTCGAGGCCACGACGGCGCGCGACCCCTTCGCCGACCCGTTCACCGACGAGCAGTCCGCCGACCGGCGGCCGTGCCTGGTGCTGCTCGACGACGGCAACTCGGCCCCGCTCGTCCGCGCCGACCACGGCCGCCTCGTCGCCGCCGCCGAGCGGGCCGACGTCCGCTCGAGCGTCGTCCAGCACGACCGCGGTTCCGAGGTCGAGCGGTACGCGGCGCTGCTGCAGACGGGCATGTTCGCCGCGGTCTACCTCTCCGTCGGCCTCGGGCGCACGTCCGAGGTCTGA
- a CDS encoding glycosyltransferase: protein MAERVRRAPSGLRTRTTDLGWNDLPPAAPGGEDENPWAWAAHEPEEGERVDVSRFDVTAVLVCFDAARWLPATLDGLRRLDVRPQRLVAIDNGSSDNTRALLEQAQAEGVLDAVHVGKKTFGFGQAVTAALRQDRLARTGSADTQTMERRLDEAGSPDWARDHRWLWLLHDDAVPAPDTLYRLLAHVATERGIDVTGPKLLLPRRRQSNHQLSEVGVTISGTGRRELLLDRGEIDQGQRDQPAERLGVSTCGMLVRTAVWRDLDGLDPAVPVFRDGVEFGWRAHLNGYRVVTTPDAEMTHRQVGRAGLRPRGLGGRHPGALDRLLGMTVVAGHAPARALPLVWLRLVLSCLLLAVGYLLGKAPGRSRDELAAMATFVAHPGRLRALRRRTASIDPAPGTAEVVRTLRPPWWSSLRILAETLGGALSERYASVAGEVDSASIDELTTDEFSSVSDEGSRHPWLRPGVLLLGAAVVAALVAARGLVGTGSLVAPALLPAYDSLGALWSAVWQPIPGAPGQVAPPWLAITALGSTVTLGQPEWFTTLLVCGVVPLSLLAVYPVTLRLLVDRRLRLWCAATYALLPVLLGGTNQGRLELSVFSIGLPLLVMAVRSLVLRRVRSFEAWRGGWAAGVVLVVLSAFQPAVMLLALVLGIGGAVALRRTPRKIGRIGIALGLPLVVWLPWWPTVILAPGRLLVGPDAALDGAGPAPDALGLLLGRGLGQGLPPLWVGAVVLGMVWAVALFALVRRPADRVVLAAWATAAASLLLALVASRLLVEVPPLGTEVRPWVGALLLVTFASLLLAGAVGSDGLSGEVSGRSFSWVQPAAVLAGAAVTLVALGGAAWWVWAGARGPVERASLDVLPTYVRVAMTSDAQPRVLALDLTGDRVGFSVLAGDEGASRQGDADRGFAFGGSKAARDDVTDAVSRLAAGSADADVAQRLRRLGVGYVVVRGADDEQRARIGNTPGLGTASGTGSTVVWQLDPAVSRVAVVPADPAGGDDDVPVTRAPVAVPPGTGERHLLIGEAADPRWRGELGGAPLPRVVDGWQEGFVVPAEGGTAVWRLDSVAPWLLPVQGVVLLVALVLAAPGIRRPDVRDPALSARRAATLSEVGA, encoded by the coding sequence GTGGCTGAGCGCGTCCGCCGCGCCCCCTCCGGGCTGCGCACCCGGACCACCGACCTCGGCTGGAACGACCTGCCGCCGGCGGCGCCGGGCGGTGAGGACGAGAACCCCTGGGCCTGGGCCGCGCACGAGCCCGAGGAGGGGGAGCGGGTCGACGTCTCACGCTTCGACGTCACCGCCGTCCTCGTCTGCTTCGACGCCGCGCGCTGGCTCCCGGCGACGCTCGACGGGCTCCGCCGGCTCGACGTCCGCCCGCAGCGCCTCGTCGCGATCGACAACGGCAGTTCCGACAACACGCGCGCGCTGCTCGAGCAGGCGCAGGCCGAGGGCGTGCTGGACGCGGTCCACGTCGGCAAGAAGACCTTCGGCTTCGGTCAGGCCGTGACCGCGGCGCTGCGCCAGGACCGGCTGGCCCGCACGGGGTCGGCCGACACCCAGACGATGGAGCGCCGCCTCGACGAGGCCGGCTCCCCGGACTGGGCGCGCGACCACCGCTGGCTGTGGCTGCTGCACGACGACGCGGTGCCGGCGCCCGACACTCTCTACCGCCTGCTCGCCCACGTGGCCACCGAGCGCGGGATCGACGTCACCGGCCCCAAGCTGCTGCTCCCGCGACGCCGGCAGAGCAACCACCAGCTGAGCGAGGTCGGCGTCACGATCTCCGGCACCGGGCGGCGCGAGCTGCTGCTCGACCGGGGCGAGATCGACCAGGGCCAGCGCGACCAGCCGGCCGAGCGCCTCGGCGTCTCCACCTGCGGGATGCTCGTGCGCACCGCGGTCTGGCGCGACCTCGACGGGCTCGACCCGGCCGTGCCGGTCTTCCGCGACGGGGTGGAGTTCGGCTGGCGCGCCCACCTGAACGGCTACCGCGTCGTCACCACCCCCGACGCCGAGATGACGCACCGCCAGGTCGGACGCGCCGGGCTGCGCCCGCGCGGGCTGGGCGGGCGGCACCCGGGGGCCCTGGACCGCCTGCTCGGCATGACCGTCGTCGCCGGCCACGCGCCGGCCCGGGCCCTGCCGCTGGTCTGGCTGCGCCTCGTGCTGAGCTGCCTGCTGCTGGCCGTCGGCTACCTCCTGGGCAAGGCGCCTGGGCGCTCGCGCGACGAGCTGGCCGCCATGGCGACGTTCGTCGCGCACCCCGGCCGGCTGCGGGCCCTGCGCCGGCGTACGGCCTCCATCGACCCCGCGCCCGGCACCGCCGAGGTCGTGCGGACCCTCCGCCCACCGTGGTGGTCGAGCCTGCGCATCCTCGCCGAGACCCTGGGCGGCGCCCTCTCGGAGCGCTACGCCTCCGTCGCCGGCGAGGTCGACTCCGCCTCGATCGACGAGCTGACCACCGACGAGTTCAGCTCGGTCTCCGACGAGGGCTCGCGCCACCCGTGGCTGAGGCCCGGCGTCCTCCTGCTCGGCGCCGCGGTCGTCGCCGCGCTCGTCGCGGCCCGCGGGCTGGTCGGCACCGGTTCGCTGGTCGCCCCCGCGCTGCTGCCTGCGTACGACTCCCTCGGCGCCCTGTGGTCGGCCGTCTGGCAGCCGATCCCCGGCGCCCCCGGGCAGGTCGCGCCGCCGTGGCTCGCGATCACCGCGCTCGGCTCGACGGTCACGCTCGGTCAGCCCGAGTGGTTCACGACGCTGCTGGTCTGCGGCGTGGTGCCGCTGTCGCTCCTGGCCGTCTACCCGGTGACGCTGCGCCTCCTGGTCGACCGGCGGCTCCGCCTGTGGTGCGCGGCGACGTACGCGCTGCTGCCCGTGCTGCTCGGCGGCACCAACCAGGGGCGCCTCGAGCTCAGCGTCTTCAGCATCGGCCTCCCGCTGCTGGTGATGGCCGTGCGGTCCCTCGTGCTGCGCCGGGTCCGCTCCTTCGAGGCGTGGCGCGGCGGCTGGGCCGCCGGCGTCGTGCTCGTCGTGCTGTCCGCCTTCCAGCCGGCCGTGATGCTCCTGGCCCTGGTGCTCGGGATCGGCGGCGCCGTCGCGCTGCGGCGCACGCCCCGCAAGATCGGGCGGATCGGCATCGCGCTGGGCCTGCCGCTCGTGGTCTGGCTGCCCTGGTGGCCGACGGTGATCCTCGCCCCCGGCCGGCTGCTGGTCGGTCCCGACGCGGCCCTCGACGGGGCCGGTCCCGCACCCGACGCGCTCGGCCTGCTCCTCGGCCGTGGCCTCGGGCAGGGGCTCCCGCCGCTGTGGGTCGGTGCGGTCGTGCTCGGCATGGTCTGGGCCGTCGCCCTCTTCGCCCTCGTGCGCCGCCCGGCCGACCGCGTCGTGCTCGCCGCCTGGGCGACCGCCGCCGCCAGCCTGCTGCTGGCGCTCGTCGCCTCGCGGCTGCTCGTCGAGGTGCCGCCGCTCGGGACCGAGGTGCGTCCCTGGGTGGGCGCGCTGCTGCTCGTGACCTTCGCCTCGCTCCTGCTCGCCGGGGCCGTGGGCTCGGACGGGCTGTCGGGCGAGGTGTCGGGACGCAGCTTCAGCTGGGTCCAGCCCGCCGCCGTCCTCGCGGGTGCGGCCGTCACCCTGGTCGCTCTGGGCGGTGCGGCCTGGTGGGTGTGGGCCGGCGCCCGGGGGCCCGTCGAGCGCGCCTCGCTGGACGTCCTGCCCACCTACGTCCGGGTGGCGATGACCTCCGACGCGCAGCCCCGCGTGCTCGCGCTCGACCTCACCGGCGACCGGGTCGGCTTCAGCGTGCTGGCCGGCGACGAGGGCGCGTCGCGCCAGGGCGACGCCGACCGGGGCTTCGCCTTCGGCGGCTCGAAGGCCGCCCGCGACGACGTCACCGACGCGGTGTCGCGCCTGGCGGCCGGCTCGGCCGACGCCGACGTCGCCCAGCGACTGCGCCGCCTGGGCGTGGGCTACGTCGTGGTCCGCGGCGCCGACGACGAGCAGCGCGCCCGGATCGGCAACACCCCCGGCCTCGGTACGGCCAGCGGCACGGGGTCGACCGTGGTCTGGCAGCTCGACCCGGCGGTGAGCCGGGTGGCCGTCGTTCCGGCCGACCCCGCTGGCGGTGACGACGACGTCCCCGTCACCCGTGCCCCCGTCGCCGTGCCCCCGGGCACCGGCGAGCGGCACCTCCTGATCGGCGAGGCCGCCGACCCGCGCTGGCGCGGCGAGCTCGGCGGTGCCCCGCTCCCGCGGGTCGTCGACGGCTGGCAGGAGGGCTTCGTCGTGCCCGCCGAGGGCGGCACGGCGGTCTGGCGCCTCGACAGCGTCGCGCCCTGGCTGCTCCCGGTCCAGGGGGTCGTCCTGCTGGTCGCCCTCGTCCTCGCCGCCCCCGGCATCCGCCGTCCCGACGTGCGCGACCCGGCCCTGTCGGCCCGGCGCGCCGCGACCCTCAGCGAGGTGGGCGCCTGA
- the manB gene encoding phosphohexomutase domain-containing protein (converts mannose-6-phosphate to mannose-1-phosphate; the resulting product is then converted to GDP-mannose by ManC which is then used in the synthesis of mannose-containing glycoconjugates that are important for mediating entry into host cells), translating into MLKPVIFKANDIRGITEGDAPEWDEAGAYALGGALVEVFGLVGRSLVLGRDMRLSGPRMSAAFVEAVLDAGTDVVDVGLASTDELWFASGLLGLPGAMFTASHNPGAYNGIKFCHPGARPIDPAELVAIARRASAGPVPLAPLRGSRSESDVLGAYADHLHSLVDLTGIRPLRVVADAGNGMAGHTLPAVFPGGEGVPPVEVIGLFTDPDGSFPNHPANPLIPENLLDAQAAVREREADLALVFDGDADRCFIIDERGEVVSPSTVTALIAAQELDRHPGSAVVINKITSRSVAEVVAEHGGETVVTKVGHTFVKAAMAEHDAVFGGEHSAHYYFREFWGADTGMLAALHVLALVGRSQAPLSELAAGFSRYAASGEINSEVEDQAGAIDAVAAAFEGRGEADRVDGLTVSGPDWWVNVRPSNTEPLLRLNVEARTEDAMAELRDRALTAIRG; encoded by the coding sequence GTGCTGAAGCCCGTCATCTTCAAGGCCAACGACATCCGCGGTATCACCGAGGGTGACGCGCCCGAGTGGGACGAGGCCGGCGCGTACGCCCTCGGCGGCGCCCTGGTCGAGGTGTTCGGCCTCGTCGGGCGCTCCCTGGTGCTCGGCCGCGACATGCGGCTCTCCGGCCCGCGGATGTCCGCCGCCTTCGTCGAGGCGGTCCTCGACGCCGGGACCGACGTCGTCGACGTGGGCCTGGCGAGCACCGACGAGCTGTGGTTCGCCTCGGGCCTGCTCGGCCTGCCGGGCGCGATGTTCACCGCCAGCCACAACCCCGGCGCGTACAACGGCATCAAGTTCTGCCACCCGGGCGCCCGGCCCATCGACCCCGCCGAGCTGGTGGCGATCGCCCGGCGCGCCTCGGCCGGCCCGGTGCCGCTCGCCCCGCTGCGCGGCTCGCGCTCCGAGAGTGACGTGCTGGGCGCGTACGCCGACCACCTCCACTCGCTGGTCGACCTGACCGGCATCCGGCCGCTGCGCGTCGTCGCCGACGCCGGCAACGGGATGGCCGGCCACACGCTGCCCGCCGTCTTCCCCGGTGGCGAGGGCGTGCCGCCGGTCGAGGTCATCGGGCTGTTCACCGACCCGGACGGCAGCTTCCCCAACCACCCGGCCAACCCGCTGATCCCGGAGAACCTCCTCGACGCGCAGGCGGCGGTGCGCGAGCGCGAGGCCGACCTCGCGCTGGTCTTCGACGGCGACGCCGACCGCTGCTTCATCATCGACGAGCGCGGCGAGGTGGTGAGCCCCTCGACCGTGACCGCCCTCATCGCCGCGCAGGAGCTCGACCGGCACCCGGGCTCGGCCGTGGTCATCAACAAGATCACCTCGCGCTCCGTGGCCGAGGTCGTGGCCGAGCACGGCGGCGAGACCGTCGTCACCAAGGTGGGCCACACGTTCGTCAAGGCGGCCATGGCCGAGCACGACGCGGTCTTCGGCGGCGAGCACTCCGCGCACTACTACTTCCGCGAGTTCTGGGGCGCCGACACCGGCATGCTCGCCGCGCTGCACGTGCTGGCGCTGGTCGGGCGCAGCCAGGCGCCGCTGTCGGAGCTGGCCGCGGGCTTCAGCCGCTACGCCGCCTCGGGCGAGATCAATTCCGAGGTCGAGGACCAGGCCGGCGCGATCGACGCGGTGGCCGCGGCGTTCGAGGGCCGCGGCGAGGCGGACCGGGTCGACGGCCTCACCGTGAGCGGGCCGGACTGGTGGGTCAACGTCCGTCCCTCGAACACCGAGCCGCTGCTCCGGCTCAACGTCGAGGCGCGCACCGAGGACGCCATGGCCGAGCTGCGCGACCGGGCGCTCACCGCGATCCGGGGCTAG
- a CDS encoding DUF5719 family protein, whose product MARASRPVGALRRGLTVALVLLVLAGVVVAGALLRPQQPDAREVVTVAAGQADAVCTVGSVTTEGATPTPTPGADPTAAATPVPGSPATPASPTASATAPQTPVPTPGATQTGVPTTPGSPDASSTPGATSPTSGATPGATLPGTTLPSATPGGAPTVAPLPSSTAEATSGDVVVVASGPTDTGTTGTDGRATLAPLTGGQATVTVDRQGRGATLQRAGSPVLLQAEGSIAPTAVGAVLSATSDGPEAGLAAAPCLVASTSAWLPGIASGSDDRTELVISNPDDAGATVDLTFYGRNGRVPVPGSPGVDVPARSSRSVSLSALVDADGPLTVAVSATEGRVAVAARRIRTDGDKPAGADWVVPAAAPAKQVVVPAVPGDEGARELVVTNPTELRTTVNVSVLGLQGPFAPAGAETLDLAPQSSGTVQLADGLAGTGSGVALTSEQPVTAAVVSTSSRSDAQPDVAVQPASPALVRTGVAAVATARDADSELVLSNAATSDVSVRFSVRSLDGVELRGGDILLAAQGSATRRLSAPGSSYVVVTVPDGSSVTGGVDLTEPDGDVAGLASVPLVSPDTSGPPPVVEQDPGAGR is encoded by the coding sequence ATGGCCCGCGCCAGCCGGCCGGTCGGCGCCCTGCGCCGCGGCCTGACCGTCGCCCTCGTCCTCCTCGTCCTCGCCGGGGTCGTCGTCGCCGGGGCGCTGCTGCGGCCCCAGCAGCCCGACGCCCGTGAGGTCGTCACCGTGGCCGCGGGCCAGGCCGACGCCGTCTGCACCGTGGGCAGCGTGACCACCGAGGGCGCCACGCCGACGCCGACGCCCGGCGCCGACCCGACCGCCGCCGCGACCCCGGTGCCGGGATCGCCGGCCACCCCGGCCTCGCCGACGGCCAGCGCGACCGCGCCGCAGACGCCCGTCCCGACGCCGGGTGCCACCCAGACCGGGGTCCCGACGACGCCGGGCTCGCCCGACGCGTCCAGCACGCCGGGTGCCACGTCCCCCACGAGCGGGGCCACCCCGGGCGCCACCCTCCCCGGCACCACCCTCCCGAGCGCGACGCCCGGGGGTGCCCCCACGGTCGCCCCGCTGCCCAGCTCGACGGCGGAGGCCACCTCGGGTGACGTCGTGGTGGTCGCGTCGGGACCGACGGACACCGGCACGACCGGGACCGACGGCCGCGCGACCCTCGCACCCCTCACCGGCGGCCAGGCCACGGTGACGGTCGACCGGCAGGGCCGCGGCGCGACGCTGCAGCGTGCCGGGTCCCCGGTGCTGCTGCAGGCCGAGGGCAGCATCGCCCCCACCGCCGTCGGGGCGGTGCTGAGCGCCACGTCCGACGGGCCGGAGGCCGGCCTCGCGGCCGCGCCGTGCCTGGTCGCCTCGACCTCGGCCTGGCTTCCGGGGATCGCGTCCGGCAGCGACGACCGCACCGAGCTCGTCATCAGCAACCCCGACGACGCCGGGGCCACGGTCGACCTCACCTTCTACGGCCGCAACGGCCGGGTGCCCGTGCCGGGCAGCCCGGGCGTCGACGTGCCCGCGCGCTCCAGCCGCTCGGTGTCGCTCTCGGCCCTGGTGGACGCCGACGGGCCACTCACCGTGGCCGTCTCGGCCACCGAGGGCCGGGTGGCGGTCGCCGCGCGCCGCATCCGTACGGACGGCGACAAGCCCGCCGGCGCCGACTGGGTCGTCCCGGCCGCGGCTCCCGCCAAGCAGGTCGTCGTGCCGGCCGTGCCCGGCGACGAGGGGGCCCGCGAGCTCGTCGTGACCAACCCGACCGAGCTGCGCACCACCGTCAACGTCTCCGTCCTCGGCCTGCAGGGCCCCTTCGCCCCGGCCGGAGCCGAGACGCTCGACCTCGCCCCGCAGAGCTCGGGGACGGTCCAGCTCGCCGACGGGCTCGCCGGGACGGGCTCGGGCGTCGCGCTCACCAGCGAGCAGCCGGTGACGGCCGCGGTCGTCTCCACGAGCTCGCGCAGCGACGCGCAGCCCGACGTCGCCGTCCAGCCCGCCTCGCCCGCACTCGTCCGCACCGGTGTCGCGGCGGTCGCCACCGCGCGGGACGCCGACTCCGAGCTCGTCCTGTCCAACGCCGCGACCAGCGACGTGAGCGTGCGCTTCTCGGTGCGCAGCCTCGACGGCGTCGAGCTGCGCGGCGGGGACATCCTGCTCGCGGCGCAGGGCAGCGCCACCCGCCGGCTCAGCGCCCCGGGCTCGTCCTACGTCGTGGTCACGGTGCCCGACGGCTCGTCGGTCACGGGCGGGGTCGACCTCACCGAGCCGGACGGCGACGTCGCGGGTCTGGCGTCCGTCCCGCTCGTGTCACCGGACACCTCCGGGCCGCCGCCGGTCGTGGAGCAGGACCCGGGCGCCGGTCGCTGA